The genomic stretch GCTAAAATCGGGCGGCTGTTTTTTGACGCTGTCCAGCCACTGGCCGAAATCGTTGGTTGTCTCTTGCGCCTGCTTGAGTATCTCTCCTATCCCTCCGGCGATCGCCTGAACGATGGTGATCAGCGTGCCCAGGTTGACGGTGTAGTTCACTTCGCGGGTCAGCAGCGCGCCATGTTCGGGAAACATGCGCACCAGCGCCGGCGGCAGCGTGATGCGCGCATTCTCGATGGAAGCGCGGATGGTATTCGCCAGCGCGCCGTCAGGATCGATGGGCATCATCGGATCGGCGAGCAGGCCAAAGATTTCAAACAGCGCCAATGGCGAGAAGCTTGGAAAGGGCCGCTGCAAGTCGAAGTTGACGCCGAAGCCGGCCAGTCGGATGTTGACGCAAAGATTGTTGAAAAACGGCGTGCCGTCGGTGAGCAGCGGGATGACTGTGTTCGGCGCAGCGGCGACGATCACGAAGTAGTCGTTGCAAACGTAGGTCAGGCCGTTGTGCGCGTCGCCCAGCATGAGATCGAAACTGAGATTGTAGTTGGGGGCGAACAGCGTGCCGAAAAACGGCGCGAAGCGGAGCCGCTTGAAATCCTGGCGAATAACGTTCGGCGCGATCAGCTGGAGCCCGTCCCAGAACGGCGCGCAGCTTTCGCCGCCGAGAATGCCCGGCGAGTACTCTTTGCGCAGGTCGATATCGAAGTCGAAAACCGGCAGCAAAAAATCGATCTCGCCCAGGACGATCGGAATCACGTCGAGCTTAAAGCCCAGGCGGCTTCGTTCCGGCAGGCGCACGCCGATGCCCACGGTGTCGGCCGTGTTCAAGTCGTCGACCAGCGGCGGCGCGAGCTTCAGCTCGCCGGCAAAGGCGACCACCAGCGAATTCTTGGTGTAGCCGTAGCCGATGCGCGCATGGTTCAAGCGCAGGCTGACTTTGGCTTCCTCGACGCCGGCCTGGTTGCGGTAGCTGCCGAAGGCGGGCAGCGGAATCGGCTCGCCGCCCTCGACATTGAAATAGACATAGTCCGCCGACAGGCCGACTTTGAAGACCATGGCGCCGAGCGGCGCCAGCGGATCGTCCGGCTTGAAGCCTTCGAGCTGGGCGCCGCCTTCGACGCGAACCTCGCTCGGGTTCTGAAACGGCAGCACCAGCCGGACGTCGCGCAGAACAAAGTCCAATTTGGTATCGAAGGAAAACTGGTGCAGCGTCGCGTCCATCAGCGCCATGTAGGCTTCGACAAGACTTTGGTAGGTGGCGCGGTTGGGCGCGCCGACCAGCTGCTGCACGGCGAAGATCGCCTCGGTGAGAAATTTGCGCGCGCTGTTGTCGAACCATTGGCTGCGCTTGCGCCGGAGCATGGCTTTGAGGTCCAACTGCGCGGCGCCGGACGATTGCTCGATCTGTTCTCGCAGGCTGTCGATTTCGTTTTTCAGATTGCGGATGGCGCTGGTTAACTGCGGCTCGGTCGCTTGCAGCCAACGATTCTGGTAGTCCCATTGGCCGGATGGCGCTTTCAATTCGTTTAGCTGGCCGAGGCTCAGAGGAAAATGGGGCAGAGCAATCGGCACGGCGAGGCGGCCGATGCCAAAGGAAAATTCTCGATCGGACAAGTCGAACCGGCAGTTTTCCAACTGCACGCCGGCGAAACGGCCGTCGAAGCCCAGGCTAAAGCTGAACTGGCTTTGCTGCGCGCCGCCGGTTTCGATGGAGCCCAAGGCGAGCTTGATTTCGCGCAGGCGCAGATCGAATTCGATGTCGAGATCGATGGCGTTGGCACCGCCATCGATGCCGGCGGGAGCGCTCATGCCGCGCGCCAAGCCGGCAATCATATCAAACAGATCGGCCTGAATGCCGGCGTCGTCGAAGCGGCACGCCACGCTCGCGGCGCAGCGCCCGCCGGCAAACTGCACATCGAGAGCCGCGCTGCCGGTCAAATCGGTGAGGCCGACGGCTTTGAATAGTTTCGCCATGTGCGCCGCGAGCGCCGGCGGCACAGGCAGCGCGCTCTTGGTCGGATCGATGGGGCGCAGTTGGAAGTGGCCGGCCAGCGCAACCCGGCCATTGGCAGCGCCGCTCGCGCCGCTCAGATCGAAGTTGATGGAGTTAACGCCGATGTGGATCGGCGGCTCGGTTTGCGCCAAGCCGGGCAAGTTGATGTCGAGCGCAAGCGGCTCGAGCACCTCCAGCTCCAGATACGGTTCGCTCGCGCCGTTGGCGCCGCTGCGCAAACCGCTTTGTAAGCGCGCCTTGATCCAGCGCGCGCGGTCCGTGTCATTAATGACGAGCAGCTCGCTGCCGGGCACTTGCGGCAAGGGCGGCGGGCGCAGCTCCAGCTCGACCGCGAGATCGCCGTTGAAGACGCCGCTGGCGGCGGCATTGTCGAACGCCGCGCCATTCGCATAAGTGATCGCCAGCATGAAGCGCGCGTTGCGCACCGCGGGGCGAAACTCTTCGGCGATAAAGCGCCACAGTGAGCTGAGATCCGCCACCGCCGCAGCCAGGCGCAGCACGACCTTGCCGTCGTTTTGCCAATCGACAAAGGCGCTGATCTCGCTATCGTCGGGGGGCAGCGGAAACTCGAGCGGCAGCCGATCGAGGCCAATGCGCTGGCGAATGTCGGCCCAGGTGAGCACGGTTTCGATGGTCACCGATTCGAGCCTCCTGGTTTCGCTCGCTTCGTCGTGGCTCACAGCGATGGCCAGCCGCGCGGTTGGCACCACGCCGAGATCGCCGAGCTTGAGACCGTTGACGTGGACGGCCAGGCGCGTAGCGTTCGTCGAGTGAGCAAACGTCAGCGCGGCGTTTTGCAGCGCTATGGTTCCGTTGGGCAGTTGCAGCGTGCCGCTGGCGCTGCCCTGGGCGGTCAGGCCGTCGTCTTGGTGTTGTCCGGCCAATGTCAGGCTATCGATAGTCAACTTGGAATCGGCGCGGCCAAGGCTTAGCACCAGCGGCGCTTCGAGGGCGGCGGAGAGCGCCCGGTGGTTTTTGTCGAGGCCGAAGTTCAAGCGCAGCCAGTTTACTGCGCCGGCGCTCTCCAGCGCGGCGACTCTGCAACAAGTATTTTCGAGCATCGACTTGGACAAAAATGGCACTCTCAGCTCGGTCGAAGTGCAAGGCGCCAAGGGCGGCGACGACAAGTATTGCGGCGTCAACTGCGATCAGACCAACGGCAGCGGTTGTCCCGCCAAATGTCACTGTCATCGCAACGAAGGCCGTTGCGCCCATGACGGTCGCTGAGGAGGGCCGCGAAATCAGTCCGCGGCTCACCGGATACGTCGAGTGATTGAGCACGCTCGGCGACCTGGGTCGGGGAACCTCCCCACGACACTACCGATTCGCCGTCGAGAAGCGGAGCGGGCCAATCCTTCACGGCACGGGAAGAGTAAAATTTAGTTAGATTGTGTCGTGAGCCCCGGTTCAGCTTGGTGGGCACTGGGGAGAGTCTGGCGGAGAAGGGAGGGAGTCGAACCCTCCGGGGACCTTACGGCCCCCTGACTGGTTTTGAAGACCAGCGGCACCACCGGGCACCTTCCTTCTCCATATGTAAAATCAGGTACTTACAAGTATGGGGTGTGTTAGAGCCCTTTTATTTTGCCATTTTTTTCGCCGGTGCCAAAAGCCTTGGCGATGTCCTCACCGACTAGCTGCAGCAAATAACGCTTGTGCATCTGAACCGAGGAGTGGCCGGCGGCGAGCATCGCAAGATCTACGTTGATACCCTGGCGTGCCCACTCGGTCAATGCAGTGTTGCGGTAATTGTGGAACACGAACTTCTTAACGTCGCCTGCCTTGACCGCCCGCTCCACTCGGTAATCAACCATCCCTTTCGTGATCGCTCGGCCATCTTCGCGCGTGAAGACCAGCGCGTTGATATTCTGGACAATCCCCCCAGCCCGCTCAGGCAGGGTCCCAGCGGAAAAGATCGCCGAATACCGGAGTGATCGACAAACCGCGCGTAATAGCGCACGCTTGGCTTGGCCCCAGGCTCCATGACGATCTCGCAACGATAAAGATTCTTTTCTACTTTAGAAAACTTCATCCCATGCCCCTCCTTTCCCTGGTTCTGTGTTTCATGTTGGCTCCTCCTTTCCCGAAAAATTTCCTTTCTCGACGCCGTGGCGCGCTGCAAGCACACGGTGGGAAGAATTATGATGATTTAGCAGCTAAACGGACTCCTAGGAGCGTTCGCGCAGTTTCTTGCGCGTGGCTTCGTCCCACTTCCGGACGATGAAGGCTTGATGTTCTGGCAAGACCGCCGAGACCCGAATGTAGCCTTGGGGCAAGCGGGTACCGTTACATCTGGAATCGAGAGTCTGATCAGGCACCTCATCCGGTGGCGCCGCGCGGCATCGATCAATACGTTGCTCACTAGCTGCACTAGCTAAAGTTTGTCCAGTATATTAACAGCGTTCCGCTCCTGGGTCCCGGCCGCGCTGCGGCGGTGGCGCGCGAAATGTTGCTTATGGCGCCGCTCACTCGAACTCAGAGCGAGCGGGGACGTCGGTTTGCGTTGGCATGCGTTTTTTGGCTCTCAAACTGTGAATTCCTATTTCAAAATATCCTTCAACTGCTTCACCAGCGCCGGTTCGAGCTTGAACAGCGCCTTCACTTCCTTTTCGATCACCTCGCCGTCCAGCGGCTCGAGATCGAGCCGCGCCCGCTTGGCGTCGGCGAGAAACTCCGGATCCTTTATCGCTTCCATAAATGCTTTGCGGAGAATTCCGACCCGCTCTTTCGGCGTCCCAGGAGGCATCACATAGGGACGATTAATGACGCCGTTGACGCGGCTAAGGGTCTGGATCATCGTCTTGGCGTCATCGCTCTTCGCCAGATCGACAGCCCATGGCAGATTGGGAAACTCGGGATGGCGCCGCAACCCTGCTTGCAGGATGAATAATATTTCGCCGTTGTCCATTTCGTTGCGCCAGTTGGCACGAAAC from Deltaproteobacteria bacterium encodes the following:
- a CDS encoding site-specific integrase; its protein translation is MRDRHGAWGQAKRALLRAVCRSLRYSAIFSAGTLPERAGGIVQNINALVFTREDGRAITKGMVDYRVERAVKAGDVKKFVFHNYRNTALTEWARQGINVDLAMLAAGHSSVQMHKRYLLQLVGEDIAKAFGTGEKNGKIKGL